From Butyricimonas paravirosa, one genomic window encodes:
- a CDS encoding ABC transporter permease: MGIFIFQLIFQGNVTRYNISGLITMASFIPYMNLYIYTILQAFVVIFLAGNYFTRERGLDTMETVHYRSVSNWELVLGYYLGFLVSFGVGALFSLFLGLCVHLFFSTAPFSLWAYLFYFLTLFIPSMVFYTGFSFFLFSGFRKQSIGLVILFFCFFLNLYFTREGIMDSLGISLPNALSGQVGHPELSYYLFQRSCWFLIGSFFLVLAIKCFYRLPNCSRVSVGTVFLLFLFLGGICCGFVCYKEKYDENKTREFYRDIYTQYREKDYLALVNQDIELYHAGATISCKSRLFVENRLGRELDEIVFFLNPALKISSLKVQGEEMSFRREGQVVIVNKRVSSAGKMKIEIVYAGGIDDRICYLDVPDISYQDTRTCSYLTCRFGKRNVFLGKDYTLLLPECLWYPVTVPPVNPVSPFDVSRQFTIFNLTISGHGKQKVISQGEKSVYRDRVVFKNRNPVTGLSLCMGDYIGRMINVDGIRYELYMFKNSLDVFRGLNHVEEFLSETIRESKGTLEEMMGRPFPYSRFQIVETPLSFTSYYREWQGGSGYVQPEIVFLPERGVGYCMDMRQEKKGGQVKRMTISACYIPLIADRYSDKEKEQFIIKQLIEGLFLRKYHWKTLLTGYMEFNPFTLGWEEKKGEHLEQKLNNYYLSPMFYEQVFQVKSTDFPILDHIFLGVVKSESARVAKKDYYRQKLLEGKAINYLKNHSMADAGDDSSLSGEVYEKILSLKTDDLFRHFTFYGIQPKELYAFVDSCTRGLYFQEMNFENISRKLEIARGVDCKAILSGWYNQKSIPVYVLKKFRVEKIDECVGDIEFDQFLKLSGLLASEPNKTGKYRVVLELYNDSEVDGIVSLVEQKNTGLFSRAYYSSDNIYYRNIKINAGTGKVLTLLCKQIPVLDLGISKNYPRQIKSDFSHQLTGEVKESVYLKEKAYFLQRGGSSEIIVDNEDAGFYIPKKRELWFRDLFGKEEKNINDIYDYEPVADGKEGWRVYVNENAYGSPVRSAVYKLVGEGKSVVSWNTEILTDGNYEIYIYSPVGGISKTIKVQRDPYALAKLKYMQYYTVKSGVNVYSAELNVRERTLDSWFLLGQFYLEKGKLSIELSDKGSEIDQIIQGDAVKIVYVSK, encoded by the coding sequence GTGGGAATATTCATATTTCAATTAATTTTTCAAGGAAATGTGACCCGCTACAATATTTCGGGGTTAATTACGATGGCTTCTTTCATCCCGTACATGAATTTGTATATTTATACAATATTGCAGGCTTTTGTCGTTATTTTTCTAGCAGGAAATTACTTTACTCGGGAGCGAGGGCTTGACACGATGGAGACGGTTCATTATCGTTCGGTAAGTAACTGGGAATTGGTGTTGGGGTATTATCTAGGGTTCTTGGTCAGTTTTGGAGTAGGTGCATTATTTTCGCTTTTCTTGGGGCTTTGTGTTCACTTGTTTTTTAGTACAGCTCCATTTTCTTTGTGGGCGTATTTATTTTATTTTTTGACATTGTTTATTCCCTCTATGGTATTTTATACCGGTTTTTCCTTTTTCTTGTTCTCTGGATTTAGAAAACAGAGTATTGGTCTGGTAATCCTTTTCTTTTGTTTTTTTCTGAACCTTTATTTTACACGGGAGGGAATAATGGATTCTTTGGGAATATCCTTGCCTAATGCGTTATCGGGACAGGTTGGACACCCGGAGTTATCTTACTATCTTTTTCAGCGATCTTGTTGGTTCTTGATAGGTAGTTTCTTTTTAGTTTTAGCGATAAAATGTTTTTATCGCCTGCCGAATTGTTCGCGTGTTTCAGTAGGGACGGTTTTTCTTTTGTTCTTATTTTTAGGTGGAATCTGTTGTGGTTTCGTGTGTTACAAGGAAAAGTACGATGAGAATAAGACGAGAGAGTTTTATCGGGATATATATACTCAATATCGGGAGAAAGATTACCTTGCTTTAGTGAATCAAGATATAGAACTTTATCATGCAGGAGCAACAATTTCTTGCAAGAGTCGATTATTCGTGGAGAATCGATTGGGTCGAGAATTGGATGAAATCGTGTTTTTTTTGAATCCGGCGTTAAAGATAAGTTCTTTGAAAGTTCAGGGAGAAGAGATGTCATTTAGACGGGAAGGTCAGGTGGTTATCGTGAATAAGAGGGTCTCTTCCGCTGGCAAAATGAAAATAGAGATCGTGTATGCGGGAGGAATTGATGATCGAATTTGTTATCTTGATGTGCCTGATATATCTTATCAAGATACACGAACGTGTAGTTATCTGACATGTCGTTTCGGTAAACGGAATGTTTTTTTAGGAAAAGATTACACGCTATTGTTGCCTGAGTGTCTTTGGTATCCTGTGACGGTCCCCCCGGTGAATCCTGTTTCTCCGTTTGATGTTTCCCGACAGTTTACGATTTTCAATTTGACTATATCCGGACATGGAAAACAGAAAGTTATCTCGCAGGGGGAAAAAAGCGTGTATAGAGATCGGGTGGTATTTAAAAATAGGAATCCCGTAACCGGTTTATCTCTTTGTATGGGAGATTATATCGGCCGGATGATAAATGTGGATGGGATACGTTACGAGTTGTATATGTTTAAGAATAGCCTTGATGTGTTTCGTGGTTTAAATCACGTGGAGGAATTTTTATCAGAAACCATTCGGGAATCCAAAGGGACATTGGAAGAAATGATGGGGCGTCCTTTTCCCTATTCTCGGTTTCAAATTGTAGAAACTCCACTCTCTTTTACATCATATTATCGGGAGTGGCAAGGAGGGAGTGGGTACGTGCAACCTGAAATTGTTTTTCTGCCGGAGCGAGGTGTCGGTTATTGCATGGACATGAGGCAGGAGAAAAAAGGAGGACAAGTTAAAAGGATGACGATTTCTGCTTGTTATATACCGTTAATAGCGGATAGATATTCTGATAAGGAAAAGGAACAGTTCATCATTAAACAGTTGATCGAGGGCTTGTTTTTGAGAAAGTATCATTGGAAGACTTTGCTTACCGGGTATATGGAGTTTAATCCTTTCACGTTAGGGTGGGAAGAGAAGAAAGGGGAGCATTTGGAGCAGAAATTAAATAATTATTATTTATCTCCGATGTTTTATGAGCAGGTGTTTCAAGTAAAAAGTACTGATTTCCCTATATTGGATCATATTTTCTTGGGAGTGGTGAAGTCTGAATCAGCGAGAGTGGCGAAGAAAGATTATTATAGACAAAAATTATTGGAAGGAAAGGCTATCAACTATTTGAAGAATCATAGTATGGCTGATGCTGGTGATGATTCATCATTATCGGGCGAAGTGTACGAGAAGATTCTTTCTCTAAAAACGGACGATCTATTTCGACATTTTACATTCTATGGAATACAGCCTAAAGAGTTATATGCATTTGTTGATTCCTGTACTCGTGGTTTGTATTTTCAGGAAATGAATTTTGAGAATATAAGTCGTAAGCTTGAAATTGCCCGTGGTGTGGATTGTAAAGCGATATTGTCAGGGTGGTATAATCAGAAGTCTATACCAGTGTATGTCCTTAAAAAATTTCGAGTAGAGAAAATTGATGAATGTGTAGGGGATATAGAATTCGATCAATTTCTTAAGTTATCTGGTTTATTAGCTTCAGAACCGAATAAAACCGGGAAATATCGTGTGGTATTAGAATTGTATAATGATAGTGAGGTTGATGGGATTGTCTCGTTAGTAGAACAAAAGAATACGGGGCTTTTTTCTAGAGCTTATTATTCTAGTGATAACATTTATTATCGGAATATCAAGATTAATGCAGGGACAGGAAAAGTTTTAACCCTGTTGTGTAAGCAAATACCGGTACTTGATTTAGGAATTTCTAAAAATTATCCTCGGCAGATTAAAAGTGATTTCAGTCACCAACTAACGGGAGAGGTAAAAGAGAGCGTTTATCTGAAAGAAAAAGCGTATTTTTTACAACGTGGAGGATCCTCTGAGATTATTGTGGATAACGAGGATGCCGGATTTTATATACCTAAAAAACGTGAATTGTGGTTTCGGGATTTATTCGGGAAAGAAGAGAAAAATATTAATGATATATATGATTATGAACCCGTTGCTGATGGTAAAGAGGGTTGGCGGGTTTATGTGAATGAGAATGCCTACGGTTCTCCTGTTCGAAGTGCTGTATATAAATTGGTCGGTGAGGGAAAATCGGTTGTATCTTGGAATACTGAGATCTTGACTGATGGAAATTATGAGATTTATATTTATAGCCCAGTAGGGGGAATTTCTAAGACGATAAAAGTACAACGGGACCCTTATGCGTTAGCGAAACTAAAATATATGCAGTATTATACTGTCAAAAGTGGGGTAAACGTGTATTCTGCTGAGCTAAATGTGAGAGAGAGGACGCTTGATTCTTGGTTTTTACTAGGACAATTTTATTTGGAGAAAGGAAAACTGAGTATCGAGTTGAGTGATAAAGGGAGCGAGATTGATCAAATTATTCAAGGAGATGCTGTAAAAATTGTTTACGTGAGTAAATAA
- a CDS encoding YraN family protein, which translates to MIDLYNIAKLFLGCKLGEDCTMAWHNKLGEYGEEKVNRYLLDMGYTVLERNWRVGHRELDFVCLDGEVLVVVEVKTRADDNVSLFDLLDYRKKRNLQAAGAAYLTKKNVHREIRFDLVVVTGAEMHLEYIKEVIDLF; encoded by the coding sequence ATGATAGATTTATATAACATTGCGAAACTCTTTTTAGGCTGTAAATTAGGGGAAGACTGTACTATGGCGTGGCATAATAAACTGGGCGAATACGGGGAAGAAAAGGTGAACCGGTATCTTTTGGATATGGGGTACACGGTTCTAGAGAGAAACTGGCGGGTGGGACACCGGGAACTGGATTTCGTGTGTCTTGATGGGGAGGTACTGGTCGTGGTGGAGGTGAAAACCCGGGCAGATGACAATGTGTCACTTTTCGATTTGCTGGATTACAGAAAAAAGAGGAATCTGCAAGCTGCAGGTGCCGCTTATCTAACGAAAAAGAACGTTCACCGGGAAATACGATTCGATTTGGTTGTGGTCACTGGGGCCGAAATGCATCTGGAATATATAAAAGAAGTCATTGACTTGTTTTAA
- the glmS gene encoding glutamine--fructose-6-phosphate transaminase (isomerizing), with protein sequence MCGIVGYIGPKEACPILINGLKRLEYRGYDSAGIALIHNNNIQVYKCKGRVQDLEQHMELEDTSATIGMGHTRWATHGEPNDANAHPHTSMNGLFSIVHNGIIENHALLKEKLQARGYSFQSETDTEVLANLIEYIYTKGQVNAENAVRLALTKVIGAYGLVVLCKNEPDQLVVARKGSPLVIGVGQSEYFVASDATPIVEYTKNVIYLNDDDVAILKRDEMILKTIKNTPVSLSIQQVDIDIEKIEKGGFPHFMLKEIFEQVNSIYDTIRGRVNAEASEIYLGGISEIIPKMVNAHRIIIIGCGTSWHAGTVGEYILEEFTRIPVEVEYASEFRYRNPIVDANDIVIAISQSGETADTLAAIKYAKAHGATVIGICNVVGSSIARETDAGVYTHAGPEIGVASTKAFTAQISVLAMMALQIGHRKGTLSDELYKKYINELYNLPDKVKAILEKNDKIKEIAAIYKDSTNAIYLGRGCQFPVALEGALKLKEISYIHAEGYPAAEMKHGPIALIDENMPVFAIATNDNYYDKIVSNIKEIQSRKGHVIALVNDNDAQVKKLAEHVIEIPETLEYLSPLLNVIPLQLISYHIAVMRGCNVDMPRNLAKSVTVE encoded by the coding sequence ATGTGTGGTATTGTAGGATACATCGGGCCCAAAGAAGCCTGTCCGATCTTAATTAACGGTCTGAAACGCCTGGAATACCGGGGATATGACTCTGCCGGAATCGCGTTGATCCATAATAATAACATCCAAGTTTACAAGTGCAAGGGAAGGGTGCAAGACCTAGAACAGCACATGGAACTGGAAGATACCAGCGCAACGATCGGTATGGGACATACTCGCTGGGCTACCCACGGGGAACCAAATGACGCAAACGCTCACCCCCATACTTCTATGAACGGTCTTTTCTCTATCGTCCACAACGGAATTATCGAGAATCACGCTTTATTAAAGGAAAAATTACAGGCCAGAGGCTATTCATTCCAAAGTGAAACCGACACGGAAGTACTAGCAAACCTGATCGAGTACATTTACACAAAAGGCCAAGTCAACGCAGAGAATGCCGTGCGTCTTGCTTTGACTAAGGTTATCGGAGCCTACGGACTGGTTGTTCTATGCAAGAACGAACCGGACCAGCTCGTGGTGGCAAGAAAAGGTAGCCCGCTCGTGATCGGTGTGGGCCAAAGCGAATATTTCGTGGCCTCGGATGCAACGCCCATCGTGGAATACACGAAAAACGTGATCTATTTAAACGATGACGATGTTGCCATTTTGAAGAGGGACGAAATGATCCTAAAAACGATCAAAAACACCCCTGTTTCATTAAGTATTCAGCAAGTGGACATCGACATCGAAAAAATCGAGAAAGGCGGTTTCCCACATTTCATGTTGAAAGAGATTTTTGAACAGGTAAATTCAATATACGACACGATCCGCGGACGCGTAAATGCCGAGGCATCGGAAATCTACCTAGGGGGAATCTCCGAGATCATCCCGAAGATGGTCAACGCCCACCGCATTATCATTATCGGTTGCGGTACATCATGGCACGCCGGAACGGTAGGCGAATACATCTTGGAAGAATTTACCCGAATCCCGGTAGAAGTGGAATACGCGTCGGAATTCAGATACCGGAACCCGATAGTAGATGCCAACGACATTGTTATTGCCATTTCACAGAGTGGTGAAACGGCCGACACGCTGGCAGCCATCAAGTATGCCAAAGCACACGGAGCCACGGTTATCGGCATCTGTAATGTCGTGGGATCAAGTATCGCCCGGGAAACCGATGCAGGGGTGTACACTCACGCAGGCCCGGAAATCGGGGTTGCCTCCACGAAAGCATTCACAGCTCAAATATCCGTGTTGGCCATGATGGCCTTACAGATCGGCCACCGCAAGGGAACATTATCCGACGAACTGTACAAAAAATATATCAACGAACTGTATAACTTACCGGACAAGGTGAAAGCGATTCTGGAAAAGAATGACAAGATCAAGGAGATCGCGGCCATTTACAAGGACTCCACGAACGCCATTTACCTGGGAAGAGGTTGTCAATTCCCGGTTGCCCTGGAAGGTGCGTTGAAACTGAAAGAGATTTCTTACATTCACGCGGAAGGTTACCCGGCAGCGGAAATGAAACACGGCCCGATCGCTTTGATCGACGAGAATATGCCGGTTTTTGCCATCGCCACGAATGACAACTATTACGACAAGATCGTTTCCAACATCAAAGAGATCCAATCCCGGAAAGGACACGTGATCGCTCTTGTCAATGATAACGATGCACAAGTGAAAAAACTGGCGGAACACGTGATCGAAATTCCTGAAACACTGGAATATCTTTCCCCACTTCTGAACGTAATTCCATTACAGCTCATCTCCTATCACATTGCCGTGATGCGAGGCTGTAACGTGGATATGCCGAGGAACTTGGCTAAATCCGTAACGGTAGAATAA
- a CDS encoding FecR domain-containing protein: MKAKREYKKTIVKKYKREEIVRFILAYLRGDMTKGESDEFTEWIEEDRRNRALFERLQNSGYVGNSLQEFRGYDSVEDWEKLRVRLTPRRKIGRWARVCAASVAILLCGGMVWHFWGGQERDMKYASSLPIEYGRSKAMLFLESGEMIQLEAGRETIIREVKGENFVNTGSKLVYSDTVEEKNVEWHTLQIPRGGEFVLCLADGTVVTLNADSKIHYPDRFIGNERQVSLEGEAFFEVAKDSLRPFVVKTNGIDVRVLGTAFNLKAYPDEHQQTTLVRGAVEVLLDKQQVLLHPGEQVTCIDKELRVEQVDVRPYIAWKDDRFVFENEPLEDVLKKLERWYNITVFIQNHALTEKRFTGNLPKYEDISNVLKILALTTNIKFELNDRTLIVQLE; this comes from the coding sequence ATGAAGGCAAAAAGAGAATATAAAAAAACGATCGTTAAAAAATATAAGCGAGAGGAAATTGTTCGTTTCATATTGGCTTATTTGAGGGGAGATATGACGAAGGGGGAATCTGATGAGTTTACGGAATGGATAGAGGAAGATAGAAGAAACCGTGCTTTATTTGAAAGATTGCAAAACTCTGGTTATGTGGGGAATAGTTTGCAGGAATTTCGTGGATATGATTCTGTGGAGGATTGGGAAAAGCTACGTGTAAGGTTAACGCCTCGTAGAAAAATAGGGCGTTGGGCTAGGGTTTGTGCGGCGTCCGTGGCTATTTTGTTATGTGGGGGAATGGTATGGCATTTTTGGGGAGGACAGGAGCGGGATATGAAATACGCTAGTTCTTTACCTATAGAATACGGACGTTCCAAGGCAATGCTCTTTCTGGAATCAGGAGAAATGATCCAGTTAGAAGCCGGCCGGGAGACTATTATACGGGAGGTAAAAGGGGAAAATTTCGTGAATACCGGGAGTAAATTAGTATATTCAGATACAGTAGAGGAGAAGAATGTGGAATGGCACACGTTACAAATACCAAGAGGTGGAGAATTTGTGTTGTGTTTGGCTGATGGAACGGTGGTAACCTTGAATGCGGATTCTAAAATCCATTATCCGGATCGTTTTATAGGGAATGAGCGTCAAGTTTCATTAGAAGGGGAAGCGTTTTTTGAAGTAGCGAAAGATAGTTTGAGACCTTTTGTCGTGAAAACAAACGGTATTGATGTCCGGGTATTGGGAACCGCTTTTAACTTGAAAGCATATCCGGATGAACATCAACAAACCACATTGGTACGGGGGGCTGTAGAAGTGTTGTTGGATAAACAACAGGTGTTATTACATCCCGGAGAGCAAGTGACGTGTATTGATAAGGAGTTAAGAGTTGAACAAGTAGATGTAAGACCTTATATAGCCTGGAAAGACGATCGTTTTGTTTTTGAAAATGAACCGTTGGAAGATGTATTGAAAAAATTAGAACGGTGGTATAATATAACCGTTTTTATTCAAAATCATGCGTTGACGGAGAAACGGTTCACGGGTAATTTGCCCAAGTATGAAGATATTAGTAATGTCCTGAAAATATTGGCTCTTACAACCAACATAAAATTTGAATTGAATGACCGAACGTTAATCGTTCAGCTAGAGTGA
- a CDS encoding RNA polymerase sigma-70 factor, with translation MDILNVKQPEIFESVFHKYYASLCYFANKFVRDDEAARDIVQEVFLRFWESKGKFENQSALKSFLYNCVQNAALNYLEKLQVRAKANRRLGLKAPDEEDVFCFQVETDVFEEIFAAIDELPTECQRIFKMSYIEMLDIKTICEQLDVAESTVKTQRQRAKKYLRERLQHLYPVVILMFF, from the coding sequence GTGGATATACTGAACGTGAAACAACCGGAAATATTTGAAAGTGTATTTCATAAATATTATGCGTCACTATGTTATTTCGCCAATAAGTTCGTGCGAGATGATGAGGCGGCAAGGGATATTGTGCAAGAGGTGTTTCTTCGTTTTTGGGAATCCAAGGGAAAATTCGAGAATCAATCGGCGTTAAAATCATTCTTGTATAATTGTGTCCAGAATGCGGCATTGAATTATCTGGAAAAATTGCAGGTCCGGGCAAAAGCGAATCGTCGTTTGGGGTTGAAAGCTCCTGATGAGGAAGATGTTTTTTGTTTTCAGGTAGAAACGGATGTTTTCGAGGAAATCTTTGCCGCTATTGATGAATTACCTACTGAATGTCAGCGTATTTTCAAGATGAGTTATATCGAGATGTTGGATATTAAGACCATTTGCGAGCAACTGGATGTGGCCGAGTCAACCGTGAAGACGCAACGTCAGCGAGCTAAAAAGTATCTGCGGGAGCGGTTGCAACATCTTTATCCGGTGGTGATACTTATGTTTTTTTGA
- a CDS encoding glycogen/starch synthase, translating into MAKKRVLFISQEIVPYLPESEMANIGRFLPQGIQDKGKEIRTFMPRYGCINERRNQLHEVIRLSGMNLIINDTDHPLIIKVASIQAARMQVYFIDNEDYFQRKHTISDEEGNFFPDNDERSIFFARGVFETVRKLRWAPDLIYCQGWFTALVPLYLKKEYHDDPVFSKTKVVFSTYNDKFEGKLDEKFGEKAITEGVARKDVALLKDPTYTNINKLAFQYADGIIFNHKDVDDELRTFATDLKKPTLEYPGEQSYIEAYSDFFDKIIE; encoded by the coding sequence ATGGCTAAAAAAAGAGTTTTATTCATTTCTCAAGAGATAGTTCCTTATCTGCCGGAATCAGAAATGGCAAATATTGGAAGATTTCTACCTCAAGGGATACAAGACAAAGGTAAAGAGATTAGAACATTCATGCCCCGTTACGGCTGCATCAATGAAAGACGGAATCAACTTCACGAGGTAATTCGCCTTTCCGGAATGAACCTGATCATCAACGACACGGATCATCCGCTAATCATCAAGGTCGCCTCGATCCAAGCTGCACGAATGCAGGTTTATTTCATCGACAACGAGGATTATTTTCAACGTAAGCACACGATCTCCGACGAGGAAGGAAACTTTTTCCCGGACAACGATGAAAGATCTATTTTCTTCGCCCGGGGAGTATTCGAAACCGTGCGCAAGCTAAGATGGGCTCCTGACTTGATCTATTGCCAAGGATGGTTCACCGCACTAGTTCCTCTTTACTTGAAAAAAGAATATCATGATGACCCTGTTTTCTCCAAAACGAAAGTAGTATTCTCTACTTATAACGACAAATTCGAGGGGAAACTGGATGAAAAATTCGGGGAAAAAGCGATCACGGAAGGGGTTGCCCGGAAAGACGTGGCGCTTTTAAAAGACCCGACATACACGAATATTAATAAATTGGCATTCCAATACGCTGACGGAATCATTTTCAACCACAAAGACGTGGACGATGAACTCCGTACCTTTGCCACCGATCTGAAGAAACCTACCTTGGAATACCCGGGCGAGCAAAGTTACATCGAGGCTTATTCCGACTTTTTCGACAAGATTATTGAATAA
- a CDS encoding OsmC family protein: MATVKAKYLGDLRLECTHLQSGTKIITDAPTDNNGKGEAFSPTDLCSTSLAACAMTIMGIYAKNNGIDLAGAEIEITKKMAAEPRRIAEIDVIFNMPANGYSEKEKKILERVAHTCPVHLSLHPDVKQNFVFNWQ; the protein is encoded by the coding sequence ATGGCAACAGTAAAAGCAAAATATTTAGGAGATTTGCGTTTGGAGTGTACGCATTTGCAGAGTGGTACAAAGATTATCACGGATGCACCGACAGATAATAACGGGAAAGGTGAGGCTTTCTCTCCAACCGACTTGTGTTCCACGTCATTGGCCGCTTGTGCCATGACAATCATGGGAATTTATGCTAAAAATAACGGTATTGATTTGGCGGGAGCCGAGATCGAGATTACCAAGAAGATGGCGGCAGAACCTCGTCGTATTGCTGAGATTGACGTGATCTTTAATATGCCGGCTAACGGTTATTCCGAGAAGGAGAAAAAGATTCTCGAACGTGTGGCACATACTTGCCCAGTGCATTTGAGTTTACATCCGGATGTGAAACAAAATTTCGTGTTTAATTGGCAGTAA
- a CDS encoding NAD-dependent epimerase/dehydratase family protein, giving the protein MVTGATGLLGSHLLCHLARCGETIIALKRDKSHVEETMALFSCYFDSPGDAISRVNWVVGNVLDGESVAPFVEKVDTVYHCAAMVSFNGSDRNTLLETNIKGTENICKICLERGVRLCFVSSIAALGDAPNESVVIDENTPEIPGSVHSLYSGSKGEAEKIVWKYVRQGLDVVIVNPAIILGAGLRGRSSVKLFEQASKGMPFYTEGVNGYVDVRDVCELMIRLAKDSAIRGERFVLCGGNYSYRELFTVIARVVGKRPPRIRMAPWMTGLAWRLLAFVALFTGKKPAFTEETARSSQHKSRYSSAKVLSLFPDFHFHTLEETTRFFKDL; this is encoded by the coding sequence ATGGTAACCGGGGCTACCGGTTTACTGGGTAGCCATTTACTGTGTCATTTGGCACGATGCGGTGAGACGATCATCGCGCTAAAAAGAGATAAGAGCCACGTTGAAGAGACGATGGCTCTCTTTTCGTGTTATTTTGATTCTCCGGGAGATGCCATATCCCGGGTGAATTGGGTGGTTGGGAATGTGTTGGATGGGGAATCTGTGGCCCCGTTTGTGGAAAAAGTGGATACCGTTTATCATTGTGCGGCCATGGTTTCTTTCAATGGCAGCGATCGGAATACTTTGCTGGAAACGAATATCAAGGGGACGGAAAATATTTGTAAGATTTGTTTGGAACGTGGGGTACGCCTGTGTTTCGTGAGTTCGATTGCCGCTTTGGGGGACGCTCCCAACGAGAGTGTCGTGATTGACGAGAATACACCGGAGATTCCGGGGTCGGTCCACTCGCTTTATTCTGGTAGTAAAGGGGAGGCTGAGAAAATTGTCTGGAAGTATGTCCGTCAAGGACTGGATGTTGTGATCGTGAACCCGGCTATTATTTTGGGGGCGGGGTTACGGGGACGAAGTAGTGTCAAGTTGTTTGAACAGGCGAGTAAGGGGATGCCTTTCTACACGGAAGGCGTGAATGGATACGTGGATGTGCGGGATGTCTGCGAGTTGATGATTCGTTTGGCGAAAGACAGTGCTATTCGGGGAGAGCGTTTCGTATTATGTGGGGGAAATTATTCTTATCGGGAGTTGTTTACCGTGATTGCCCGTGTCGTGGGCAAGCGCCCACCTCGTATTCGGATGGCACCGTGGATGACAGGTTTGGCGTGGCGGTTACTGGCTTTCGTGGCTCTGTTCACGGGAAAGAAACCGGCTTTCACGGAGGAAACGGCTCGCTCGTCTCAACATAAATCCCGTTATTCCAGTGCGAAGGTGTTGTCTCTTTTTCCCGATTTTCATTTTCATACGCTTGAAGAGACGACTCGTTTTTTCAAGGATTTGTGA
- the galE gene encoding UDP-glucose 4-epimerase GalE produces the protein MKIFVTGGTGYIGSHTVVELQKNGYDVIIADNLVNSSLDVLDGIEKITGIRPEFEEIDLTDGEVTRDFFARHSDIRAVIHFAALKAVGESVNKPLEYYFNNLNSLMNVLTCMREFKVPNLVFSSSCTVYGQADVLPVTEKTPRHEAESPYGNTKVMSEDIIRDLMRVEPDMKALALRYFNPIGAHPTAFIGELPNGVPNNLIPYLTQTAIGIREQLSVFGDDYNTPDGSPLRDYIDVVDLAQAHVVAIRRLLEGKNKKNYEFFNIGTGKALSVLEIIHAFERATGVKVNYKVVGRRAGDIEKVWADTTLANNELGWKAVTPIEETLANAWKWQKALDK, from the coding sequence ATGAAAATTTTTGTGACAGGAGGTACAGGGTATATAGGTTCCCACACGGTGGTCGAACTTCAGAAAAATGGTTATGATGTAATTATTGCTGACAATCTCGTGAATTCGAGTCTGGACGTGCTGGACGGGATAGAAAAGATCACGGGGATACGTCCCGAGTTTGAAGAGATAGACCTTACTGATGGGGAGGTTACACGGGATTTCTTTGCCCGCCATTCGGATATACGGGCCGTGATTCATTTTGCCGCTTTGAAGGCCGTGGGTGAGTCGGTGAACAAGCCTTTGGAGTACTATTTCAATAATTTGAACTCTTTGATGAATGTGTTGACTTGTATGCGGGAATTTAAGGTGCCGAATCTGGTGTTTTCCTCTTCTTGTACGGTGTACGGGCAGGCCGATGTGTTACCGGTAACGGAAAAAACACCTCGTCATGAGGCTGAATCTCCTTACGGGAACACGAAGGTGATGAGTGAAGATATTATTCGGGATCTGATGCGGGTGGAACCTGACATGAAAGCTCTGGCATTGCGCTATTTTAACCCGATCGGGGCCCACCCGACAGCGTTTATCGGGGAGTTGCCCAATGGAGTACCTAATAATTTGATTCCTTATTTGACGCAGACGGCTATCGGGATTCGTGAGCAATTGAGCGTGTTCGGTGACGATTACAACACGCCGGATGGTTCTCCGTTACGCGATTATATTGACGTGGTGGATCTGGCCCAGGCGCACGTGGTAGCTATCCGTCGGTTGTTGGAAGGGAAGAATAAGAAGAATTACGAGTTTTTCAATATCGGTACGGGAAAGGCACTTTCCGTGCTGGAAATTATTCACGCTTTTGAACGGGCAACCGGGGTAAAAGTGAATTACAAGGTCGTGGGACGCCGTGCCGGGGATATCGAGAAGGTTTGGGCTGATACGACGTTGGCCAATAACGAGCTGGGATGGAAGGCTGTCACACCGATCGAGGAGACTCTGGCAAATGCTTGGAAATGGCAGAAAGCATTGGATAAGTAA